A portion of the Bdellovibrio bacteriovorus genome contains these proteins:
- the msrB gene encoding peptide-methionine (R)-S-oxide reductase MsrB encodes MSFMMNSVLALSLIFSGTAFAKDNKEYKKPSDAELKKTLTPMQYQCTQQAATEKPFDNLYWNNKRDGIYVDIVSGEPLFSSTDKYDSGTGWPSFTKAIDENAVTTRPDRELSVERTELRSKGADSHLGHLFDDGPKDKGGKRYCINSAALKFIPLEEMEAKGYGRYLPLFKDKKNKK; translated from the coding sequence ATGTCTTTTATGATGAATTCGGTTTTGGCTTTAAGTCTGATTTTTTCAGGAACGGCGTTTGCTAAAGATAATAAAGAATATAAAAAACCTTCAGACGCGGAACTTAAAAAAACCCTGACACCCATGCAGTATCAATGCACTCAGCAAGCGGCGACTGAAAAACCTTTCGATAATCTTTATTGGAACAATAAGCGTGACGGAATTTATGTCGATATTGTTAGTGGCGAGCCTTTGTTTAGCTCTACAGACAAATATGATTCTGGTACTGGGTGGCCCAGCTTTACCAAAGCTATTGATGAAAATGCGGTGACCACACGCCCCGATCGTGAACTGTCTGTGGAACGAACCGAACTTCGTTCAAAAGGGGCTGATTCTCACTTAGGGCATTTGTTTGACGATGGTCCCAAAGATAAGGGCGGAAAACGCTATTGCATTAATTCGGCCGCTCTTAAATTCATTCCTTTAGAAGAGATGGAGGCCAAAGGTTATGGTCGCTATCTTCCACTTTTTAAGGATAAGAAAAATAAAAAATAG
- a CDS encoding flavodoxin family protein, whose product MRKVLIFNGSPSGGVGNCGAWVKLVEKSLKGQASCRVVHLAQTSFSGSLRKEMEAADGFIFVTGTYWDSWGSPLQAFLEDITSLEGSSRLVGKPVSVFVLMHSVGGKGVLSRLQGVLSTFGFLIPPMSGMVYSLVSDIALKAKSSFADDFWQKGDVSLVLQNFLIACDLKTSWTVWPVDKKNPRRRWL is encoded by the coding sequence GTGCGTAAGGTTTTGATTTTTAATGGGAGTCCTTCTGGTGGGGTTGGTAATTGTGGGGCTTGGGTTAAGTTGGTTGAGAAATCGCTTAAAGGTCAGGCCTCTTGTCGGGTTGTGCATTTGGCTCAGACTTCTTTTTCGGGTTCTTTGCGTAAAGAGATGGAAGCTGCTGATGGGTTTATCTTTGTTACCGGGACTTATTGGGATTCTTGGGGCAGTCCTTTGCAGGCTTTCTTGGAAGACATTACTTCGCTTGAGGGGTCGTCTCGGCTAGTGGGGAAACCGGTTTCGGTTTTTGTTTTGATGCATTCTGTGGGCGGTAAGGGTGTACTTTCTCGGCTGCAGGGGGTGCTTTCTACTTTTGGCTTTTTGATTCCCCCTATGAGTGGGATGGTTTATTCTTTGGTTTCGGATATTGCTTTAAAAGCTAAGTCTTCTTTTGCCGACGATTTTTGGCAAAAAGGGGACGTGTCCTTGGTTCTGCAGAATTTTTTAATTGCTTGTGATTTGAAAACGTCTTGGACTGTTTGGCCGGTGGATAAGAAAAATCCTCGTCGGCGTTGGCTTTAA
- a CDS encoding BON domain-containing protein produces the protein MNSLQMKNHSDGELSRILRDRIKWDKRVSTADLNIVVRNGVIIVSGFVDTSYKKNAALEVLSETEGVWSIEDRIVVPGDYYRSDEEILKILKEQIDEIIKIGGEHIEVDVADGIVKLEGEVFRPRLKAMAVASAWELSGVRDVLNFIEIKYPPRRAPLYEEEGGLLMNGENS, from the coding sequence ATGAACTCTCTTCAAATGAAAAATCATTCAGATGGCGAGCTTTCGCGGATTTTGCGAGATCGCATCAAATGGGATAAACGTGTCAGTACGGCTGACCTTAATATCGTGGTCCGTAATGGTGTCATTATCGTCAGTGGCTTTGTGGACACTTCTTATAAAAAAAATGCGGCTTTAGAAGTTCTTTCTGAAACCGAAGGTGTCTGGAGCATTGAAGATCGCATCGTGGTACCCGGTGATTATTACCGCTCAGATGAAGAGATTTTAAAAATATTAAAGGAACAAATAGACGAAATTATTAAAATTGGTGGTGAACATATTGAGGTCGATGTCGCTGATGGTATTGTCAAATTGGAAGGTGAAGTCTTCCGACCACGACTTAAAGCCATGGCCGTGGCCTCTGCGTGGGAGCTCTCGGGAGTGCGAGATGTTTTGAATTTCATTGAAATCAAATATCCGCCTCGTCGAGCACCACTTTATGAAGAAGAAGGAGGTCTCTTGATGAACGGTGAAAATTCGTGA
- a CDS encoding HPF/RaiA family ribosome-associated protein, with protein sequence MQTDIYYRDITRTENLENYLMERVEKILSDFLRYDSDAHVTVRVETDRHRTNARRPNYMCEILVKTSWMKNPLKVQKSDPNFRTCVAKCTGALKVILSKQSSLKQQHRRRDRALETDAQLTDFEWLNTF encoded by the coding sequence ATGCAAACAGACATCTACTACAGAGACATCACTAGAACTGAAAACCTTGAAAATTATTTGATGGAAAGAGTTGAGAAGATCTTAAGCGATTTCCTTAGATACGATAGTGATGCCCATGTAACAGTTCGCGTGGAAACGGATCGCCATCGAACTAATGCACGCAGACCGAACTATATGTGTGAGATCCTGGTCAAAACAAGCTGGATGAAAAATCCGCTTAAAGTGCAGAAATCAGATCCTAACTTCAGAACTTGTGTCGCTAAATGTACGGGGGCTTTAAAGGTGATCTTAAGTAAACAGTCATCTTTAAAACAACAACATCGCCGCCGCGACCGCGCTTTAGAAACCGATGCTCAACTTACTGATTTTGAGTGGTTGAATACGTTCTAG
- a CDS encoding LysR family transcriptional regulator, which translates to MFNYNHLYYFYVTSKLGGVSNAAQYLHISQPSLSSQLKVLESTIGQKLFEKKGRRLQLTSDGETAFAYAKKMFDVANEFAESIKSPTDKQSQRIRIGVTDQVERPFIADLLSPLIRDQKKGIEKTFFVSSAPSEILVNQLRSEEIDLVLTNKPIYADDVEELASASLPVNLLVSSKNLKEFKIRLSRNTSAAEFIRLAPWGMIIPSYKMKLRHETDLFMQEIKSRKKAVFESDIMSVVGRAIVDGAGIGFLPVAYVYDEIRDGILTTLGPKTGYWKHNLYLLGRKNAAHDDTIDEVKNSVKRLEKLVK; encoded by the coding sequence ATGTTCAATTACAACCACTTATATTACTTTTATGTAACATCCAAGCTTGGTGGCGTAAGTAACGCCGCTCAATACCTGCATATTAGTCAGCCCTCGCTCAGCTCACAACTTAAAGTGCTAGAATCCACGATAGGACAAAAGCTATTTGAAAAAAAAGGACGTCGACTGCAACTGACTTCGGATGGTGAAACTGCTTTTGCGTACGCAAAAAAGATGTTTGATGTCGCCAACGAATTTGCTGAGTCCATCAAATCACCCACTGACAAACAAAGCCAACGCATCCGCATTGGTGTCACTGATCAAGTCGAGCGTCCTTTCATCGCGGATCTTTTAAGTCCCTTGATTCGCGATCAAAAAAAGGGGATCGAAAAAACTTTCTTCGTTAGCTCGGCGCCGTCTGAAATATTAGTCAACCAACTGCGCAGCGAAGAGATCGACCTTGTATTGACCAACAAACCCATTTACGCCGACGACGTGGAAGAACTTGCCTCCGCCAGCCTGCCCGTGAACCTGTTGGTTTCTTCTAAGAACCTAAAAGAATTTAAAATCCGTCTTTCACGAAACACCTCGGCGGCAGAATTTATTCGCTTAGCTCCGTGGGGGATGATCATCCCTTCCTATAAAATGAAATTGCGCCACGAAACAGATCTCTTCATGCAAGAAATCAAGTCGCGCAAAAAAGCCGTCTTTGAATCCGACATCATGTCGGTGGTGGGCCGCGCGATCGTGGACGGTGCAGGCATCGGATTTTTGCCGGTCGCTTACGTGTATGATGAAATCCGCGATGGCATCTTAACCACTCTTGGACCAAAAACCGGGTACTGGAAACATAATTTGTATTTGCTAGGAAGAAAAAACGCTGCTCATGACGACACCATTGATGAAGTAAAAAACTCGGTGAAGCGCTTAGAAAAGCTTGTGAAGTAA
- a CDS encoding LON peptidase substrate-binding domain-containing protein: protein MAEWHTIGQFSKKADVSARTLRVYEEMGLIRSHSRGQNGYRYFEEGQLEVLERIKSFKGFGFTLKEIRALLIADIGMNSDKLVSFLNGRMASLNELETEIREQRQRIQNALSILKGKDQALKENEKLAIMKHFEESIPMITVRDFILFPGSYMAIFVGREFTKAAVKKSQADYNGKIVVLSQKAFEMNEKPAVGEFFDVGTVSKIIEAKDLPDGTMKLVVHAEERCHVVDVLENERISLARYSKLEPFSYIIPEESRSEILEQIQNHMIEGKKKIRLLADLHKVNNGYSFLMRAAEAISVSKHTKNSTYKKTFTPGLFTVDAYSDEDTSAINMDLLRTQEILAETDGSQSAQKLLELLRQN, encoded by the coding sequence ATGGCAGAATGGCACACTATTGGACAATTTTCTAAAAAAGCAGATGTCTCTGCTCGCACGCTGCGAGTTTATGAAGAGATGGGGTTAATCCGCTCTCACTCGCGGGGCCAAAACGGGTATCGCTACTTCGAAGAGGGGCAGCTTGAGGTCTTAGAACGTATTAAGTCTTTCAAAGGCTTTGGCTTCACGCTTAAGGAGATTCGCGCGTTACTTATTGCTGATATCGGCATGAACTCCGATAAGCTAGTAAGCTTTCTTAACGGACGAATGGCGTCTCTCAACGAGCTTGAAACCGAAATCAGGGAACAGCGCCAAAGAATTCAGAATGCTCTGAGTATCTTAAAAGGAAAAGACCAGGCTCTTAAAGAGAATGAAAAGCTTGCGATCATGAAGCATTTTGAAGAATCCATTCCCATGATCACGGTTCGCGATTTTATATTATTCCCCGGCTCCTACATGGCTATTTTCGTGGGCCGAGAATTTACAAAAGCCGCAGTCAAGAAATCTCAGGCCGATTACAACGGAAAAATCGTGGTCCTAAGTCAAAAGGCTTTCGAAATGAACGAGAAACCTGCCGTCGGAGAATTTTTTGACGTTGGAACCGTCAGCAAAATTATAGAGGCCAAAGATCTTCCGGACGGCACCATGAAATTGGTCGTCCACGCCGAAGAACGCTGTCATGTTGTGGACGTTTTAGAAAATGAACGCATAAGTTTGGCCAGATATTCTAAGCTTGAGCCTTTTTCTTATATTATTCCCGAAGAATCACGCAGCGAAATTCTTGAACAGATACAAAACCATATGATCGAAGGGAAAAAAAAGATTCGCCTTTTAGCGGATCTTCACAAGGTCAACAACGGCTATTCATTCTTGATGAGAGCCGCGGAAGCTATTTCTGTTTCCAAGCATACAAAAAACTCGACCTATAAAAAGACTTTCACCCCCGGGCTTTTCACGGTGGATGCCTATTCAGATGAAGATACTTCCGCGATTAATATGGATTTGCTAAGAACCCAAGAAATTTTGGCAGAGACCGACGGGTCTCAAAGCGCGCAGAAGCTCTTAGAGCTTCTGCGACAAAACTAA
- a CDS encoding M28 family peptidase: MKKAMMAALLIASYANLGQAHVHALETFDTKPVLADLNDLRALNIPVLAKDEYVEVGYAVITPVMQQRLQERAHKVGKCGGFEDLSQDMGLMSLGFDHMLTSMADMKAKEELYSRAPFRALALMAEPKIQTALNEVSEENLRSYVQWLSAFPNRTATSAQPNYHVTEMKTRLEAMLAGGSIPYQIEEIPHKSTKQNTLHVRLVGKDRPNEIIVLGGHLDSINQSWGGGKTAPGADDNASGSANLIEALRILLAQPQPQRTIDIFWYAAEENGLLGSAEIAKSYKAANADVIAVLQLDMTLFPGSGEFVIGSMNDFTSAWLRDYLKAMNDTYLKAKIVDDKCGYGCSDHASWNRQGYPALMPFEATFRGSNKNIHSAKDVVSPESNFKHSMLYTKIALVMAMDLGNSTARQPY; the protein is encoded by the coding sequence ATGAAAAAAGCCATGATGGCTGCTTTACTCATCGCATCTTATGCGAATTTGGGCCAGGCCCACGTCCACGCATTAGAGACTTTTGACACAAAACCCGTGCTTGCGGACCTCAACGACCTGCGCGCCTTGAACATTCCGGTCCTAGCCAAGGATGAATATGTCGAGGTGGGCTATGCGGTGATCACCCCTGTTATGCAACAACGTCTTCAAGAGCGTGCCCATAAAGTTGGAAAATGCGGTGGTTTTGAAGACCTGAGTCAGGACATGGGGCTTATGAGCTTAGGTTTTGATCATATGCTTACGTCAATGGCCGATATGAAAGCCAAGGAAGAGCTTTACTCCAGAGCCCCTTTCCGTGCATTGGCGTTGATGGCAGAGCCGAAAATTCAAACGGCCCTTAATGAAGTGAGTGAAGAAAACTTGCGCAGTTACGTGCAATGGCTTTCGGCCTTCCCAAATCGTACAGCGACAAGTGCTCAGCCCAATTACCATGTGACGGAAATGAAAACGCGCTTAGAAGCTATGTTGGCGGGGGGATCTATTCCGTATCAGATCGAAGAAATCCCGCACAAATCAACTAAGCAAAACACTTTGCACGTGCGTTTGGTTGGTAAAGATCGTCCTAACGAAATCATTGTTCTCGGGGGCCACTTAGATTCTATTAACCAAAGCTGGGGTGGCGGTAAGACCGCGCCGGGTGCGGATGACAATGCCTCGGGATCGGCGAACTTGATTGAGGCTTTACGTATATTGCTCGCGCAACCTCAACCACAACGTACCATTGATATCTTCTGGTACGCGGCTGAAGAAAACGGTCTTTTGGGCTCAGCTGAAATTGCGAAGAGCTATAAAGCAGCCAACGCGGATGTGATTGCGGTTCTTCAGTTAGATATGACCTTGTTCCCAGGATCTGGTGAATTCGTTATTGGCAGCATGAATGATTTCACTAGTGCGTGGTTAAGAGATTACTTAAAAGCGATGAACGACACTTATCTAAAAGCGAAAATCGTCGATGATAAGTGCGGTTATGGTTGCAGCGACCATGCTTCTTGGAATCGTCAAGGCTATCCGGCACTTATGCCGTTTGAAGCCACCTTCCGCGGAAGCAATAAAAATATCCATTCCGCGAAAGATGTTGTTTCTCCAGAATCAAACTTTAAGCATTCGATGCTCTATACTAAGATCGCGCTTGTTATGGCGATGGATCTTGGCAACAGCACGGCTCGTCAGCCTTATTAG
- a CDS encoding B12-binding domain-containing radical SAM protein: MQKDLFLVTLNSSYPHSSFGLRYLMANLGEFQNRAEILEFTIQKDPRDITEALLRLKPKILGFGVYIWNAQETLEVVSLIKRISPDTIVVLGGPEVSHESESQRICQIADFTIKGEADFLFYEFCKDYFVEGKLPDRKIIAGALPEITKIKSPYSLYSDEDILNRVVYVEVSRGCPYRCEYCLSSLDKSVRSFDLDLFLNDMQMLLDKGLRQFKFIDRTFNLSPTTCTRILQFFLDRIDLGLFLHFEMVPDRLPHEIRELVKKFPPGALQFEIGIQTWNTEVAKLVSRRNDLEKVKDNFRFLAQETGVHTHADLIAGLPGEDLESFGKGFDTLSALRPNEIQVGILKRLKGAPIARHDKEWQMVYSEHPPFQILRTKNMDFETLQVMNRFAKYWDLYANSGSFKNFVEAIRTKASQREDQSFFWEFFELNDFLSKRYSQSYGISQTSLFESAYIYLKEHMNYSDEDAKALILKDWSVTGKTDFPKFFKEIVKSETPTTPRSAIPKRQQRHLAGKQEVIN, from the coding sequence ATGCAAAAAGACCTCTTCCTGGTGACATTGAATTCGTCCTACCCTCATAGCTCCTTCGGGCTGCGTTATCTTATGGCGAACTTAGGGGAATTTCAAAACCGGGCGGAGATTTTAGAGTTCACAATTCAGAAAGATCCCCGCGATATCACCGAAGCCTTATTGCGCCTAAAGCCAAAAATCCTGGGCTTTGGCGTGTACATCTGGAACGCCCAAGAAACTTTAGAAGTCGTTTCTCTGATTAAACGCATCAGTCCCGACACCATCGTGGTCCTGGGGGGCCCCGAAGTCAGTCATGAGAGTGAATCCCAACGCATTTGTCAGATCGCGGATTTCACCATCAAAGGCGAGGCGGATTTCTTATTTTATGAATTCTGCAAAGATTATTTCGTTGAAGGAAAATTGCCTGACAGAAAAATCATCGCCGGGGCTTTGCCCGAGATCACCAAAATCAAAAGTCCTTATAGCCTTTACAGCGACGAAGATATTTTAAATCGCGTGGTCTATGTCGAAGTCTCTCGCGGCTGTCCGTATCGCTGCGAATACTGTTTGTCATCACTGGATAAATCCGTGCGCAGCTTTGACTTAGATCTTTTCTTAAACGACATGCAAATGCTTTTAGATAAGGGCTTACGCCAATTTAAGTTTATCGATCGCACATTTAACTTAAGCCCCACAACGTGCACGCGCATTTTGCAATTCTTCTTAGACCGCATTGATCTGGGATTATTTCTGCACTTTGAAATGGTTCCGGATCGTTTACCCCATGAAATCCGCGAACTGGTTAAAAAGTTTCCTCCCGGAGCTTTGCAATTTGAAATCGGTATTCAAACTTGGAACACCGAGGTCGCTAAACTTGTCAGCCGCCGCAATGATCTGGAAAAAGTAAAAGACAACTTCCGCTTCTTAGCTCAAGAAACTGGCGTGCATACCCATGCCGATCTTATTGCTGGCTTACCAGGAGAGGACTTAGAAAGCTTCGGTAAAGGCTTTGACACCCTTTCCGCACTAAGACCTAACGAAATCCAAGTCGGTATTTTAAAACGCCTTAAAGGCGCCCCCATCGCCAGACATGATAAAGAATGGCAGATGGTTTACTCTGAACACCCGCCGTTTCAAATCTTGCGCACCAAAAATATGGACTTCGAAACTTTGCAAGTGATGAACCGCTTTGCGAAGTACTGGGACCTTTACGCGAACAGCGGATCGTTTAAAAACTTTGTCGAGGCTATCAGAACCAAAGCCAGCCAACGCGAAGATCAGTCTTTCTTTTGGGAATTTTTTGAACTGAATGACTTTTTGTCAAAACGCTATTCCCAGTCTTACGGGATTTCGCAAACAAGTTTGTTTGAAAGTGCTTATATTTATCTCAAAGAACATATGAATTATAGCGACGAGGACGCCAAGGCTTTGATTTTAAAAGATTGGTCGGTCACTGGGAAAACAGATTTTCCAAAATTCTTTAAAGAAATCGTAAAATCTGAAACCCCAACTACTCCCAGATCCGCTATTCCCAAACGCCAGCAACGCCACCTAGCCGGTAAGCAAGAAGTTATAAACTAA
- the ubiG gene encoding bifunctional 2-polyprenyl-6-hydroxyphenol methylase/3-demethylubiquinol 3-O-methyltransferase UbiG produces the protein MGLLRSELEISLNVADDASLPGWDAMIRAQQRLELPWALEKIRRHIGYRAHILDLGCGYGGVANELAKTGHMVTGLDHDPEVLGIAKMRDKTQSVQYRLGEIDQLPFANQSFDVVTALDVLCHLDDCAEALKEATRVLRPGGIFLFNNFNRTLGAWLVAVKGQEWFIKNTPAGYHEFGRFKKPQVLARQLRRAGLEPVQMRGVSPVLLQRSFFKLIYEGSVNEDFHFHFCRTPWLGYVGFAQKRRFY, from the coding sequence ATGGGCTTATTAAGAAGCGAACTTGAAATCTCGCTGAATGTGGCTGACGACGCAAGTTTGCCAGGTTGGGACGCCATGATCCGCGCGCAACAAAGGTTGGAGTTACCGTGGGCCTTAGAGAAAATTCGCCGCCACATTGGTTACCGCGCTCATATCTTAGATCTCGGCTGTGGTTATGGCGGAGTTGCCAATGAGCTTGCAAAAACAGGTCATATGGTGACCGGTCTTGATCATGATCCCGAGGTTTTAGGGATCGCAAAAATGCGCGATAAAACGCAAAGTGTTCAGTATCGTTTGGGCGAAATTGATCAGCTTCCTTTTGCCAATCAAAGTTTTGATGTGGTGACGGCCTTAGATGTTCTTTGTCACTTAGACGACTGTGCGGAGGCTTTAAAAGAAGCCACCCGCGTTTTAAGACCCGGGGGGATTTTTCTTTTTAATAACTTTAATCGCACCTTGGGGGCGTGGTTGGTCGCGGTCAAAGGGCAAGAGTGGTTTATTAAAAATACCCCGGCGGGGTATCATGAGTTTGGAAGATTTAAAAAGCCGCAAGTTTTGGCTCGCCAGCTTCGTCGTGCGGGATTAGAGCCCGTGCAAATGCGCGGGGTGAGTCCGGTGTTGTTGCAAAGATCATTTTTTAAATTAATTTATGAAGGATCTGTGAATGAGGATTTTCATTTCCATTTTTGCCGTACCCCGTGGCTGGGGTACGTGGGCTTTGCGCAGAAAAGAAGATTTTATTAG
- a CDS encoding DoxX family membrane protein, which produces MGFYFEVALRVLLGFQLVFWGLNGFFHWVKIPPSGPVIDGFVMACNQTKFIMPTVKLLEIILGFFLIIGFVVPASLLGLAPVVFVITGLHLFHNSKPWAVLLPFCGPYAILLIIHSLTWLRLFH; this is translated from the coding sequence ATGGGTTTTTATTTTGAAGTGGCCTTAAGAGTTCTACTTGGTTTTCAGCTCGTTTTTTGGGGCCTGAATGGATTTTTTCATTGGGTGAAGATCCCGCCTTCGGGCCCAGTCATTGATGGGTTCGTCATGGCTTGTAACCAAACTAAATTCATCATGCCCACAGTTAAATTACTGGAAATTATCTTGGGCTTTTTTCTGATTATCGGATTTGTGGTGCCCGCAAGTCTTTTGGGCCTTGCACCCGTCGTATTTGTGATTACGGGCCTACATCTTTTTCACAACTCTAAACCCTGGGCCGTGCTTCTTCCTTTTTGTGGCCCTTACGCCATCTTGCTTATTATTCACAGCCTGACGTGGCTTAGATTATTTCATTAG
- a CDS encoding NINE protein — MKNSTHSLFIGYVLWIFGFMGAHRFYYGKPITGTIWFFTVGLLGIGWLIDLFLIPGMDDAADRRYKSGDNSYNITWVLLAFLGVFGIHRFYLGKWVSGIIWLLTGGLFLFGILYDYWTLNEQISAANRSNKLMK, encoded by the coding sequence TTGAAAAATTCAACACACTCATTATTTATTGGCTATGTCTTGTGGATTTTTGGATTCATGGGCGCGCATCGCTTTTATTATGGGAAGCCCATCACGGGCACCATTTGGTTTTTTACCGTTGGCTTGTTGGGAATTGGCTGGTTGATTGATCTTTTTTTAATTCCGGGAATGGATGATGCTGCCGATCGCCGCTATAAAAGTGGCGACAACAGTTATAACATCACTTGGGTTTTGCTGGCCTTCTTAGGCGTATTTGGTATTCACCGTTTTTATTTAGGTAAATGGGTGTCAGGTATTATTTGGCTTTTAACTGGTGGTTTGTTTTTGTTTGGAATTCTGTATGACTATTGGACGTTAAACGAACAAATCTCTGCCGCGAATCGTTCGAATAAACTAATGAAATAA
- a CDS encoding NAD(P)H-binding protein, with protein sequence MKIAIAGASGFVGKNLVKELEKNHEIIGLSRAKKADTNHIQWRDCDLFSMLDAEKGLAGCDVAIYLVHSMRPSAHLTQGTFDDFDLIVADNFVRAAEACGIKQIIFLGGMRPEDKSQESKHLRSRWEVEQVFRKSKVPSTILRAALILGPEGSSFHIMARLVERLPFMICPTWTYSHSHPIALSDAVAAIDYCVGREETFDQVYEIGTEQSVTYVELMKKIAAKLHLKRSILTIPFVTPKLSTLWVCMVTGAPRELVRPLIQGLRTSLPLRPEKLLRIPGHQYKTVDQALDEALGNYQIKTRPLAFQPSPRGRHVVRSVQRMEAPKGITAEQAALAYLVYLPKANPGLLKVEVTGRWIYFCWRWPYTRLLVLEYSPERSKSDRQLFYVRGGLLSKKTVRGRLEFREILGGDAIIAAIHDFQPRMPWYLYRWTQALFHLYVMKMFGAFLNKNGEVQYQRPPNLEKERHP encoded by the coding sequence GTGAAAATTGCCATTGCTGGAGCTAGTGGTTTTGTCGGAAAAAATCTTGTTAAAGAATTAGAAAAAAATCACGAAATCATTGGGCTTAGTCGCGCCAAAAAAGCAGATACGAACCATATCCAGTGGCGGGATTGTGACCTTTTTAGCATGCTTGATGCCGAAAAAGGTTTGGCGGGTTGTGATGTGGCGATTTATTTGGTCCATTCGATGCGACCGTCGGCGCATCTGACCCAAGGAACTTTTGACGACTTTGATCTGATCGTGGCTGATAACTTTGTACGCGCGGCTGAAGCTTGCGGTATCAAGCAAATCATATTTTTAGGTGGTATGCGTCCTGAAGATAAATCCCAAGAATCAAAACACTTGCGCAGTCGTTGGGAAGTCGAACAGGTTTTTCGTAAAAGCAAAGTGCCGTCGACGATTTTACGTGCGGCTTTGATTCTGGGTCCTGAAGGTTCTTCGTTTCATATTATGGCAAGGCTGGTAGAGCGTTTGCCCTTTATGATTTGCCCCACGTGGACTTACTCTCATAGCCATCCGATTGCGCTTTCTGATGCGGTGGCCGCTATTGATTACTGCGTGGGTCGCGAAGAAACTTTTGATCAAGTTTATGAAATCGGAACTGAACAAAGTGTTACTTACGTAGAGCTCATGAAAAAGATCGCGGCAAAATTGCACTTAAAGCGCTCTATTTTAACGATCCCGTTTGTAACCCCTAAACTTTCAACCTTGTGGGTGTGCATGGTCACCGGAGCACCTCGAGAACTCGTGCGGCCCTTGATTCAGGGGTTAAGAACTTCATTGCCACTCAGACCCGAAAAACTTTTAAGAATCCCGGGGCATCAGTATAAAACGGTGGATCAAGCCTTAGATGAAGCCTTGGGTAATTACCAAATTAAAACTCGTCCCTTGGCATTTCAGCCATCTCCTCGGGGCCGCCACGTGGTTCGTTCCGTGCAAAGAATGGAAGCTCCCAAAGGTATCACTGCCGAGCAAGCGGCCTTGGCTTATTTGGTTTATCTGCCTAAGGCCAATCCGGGATTATTAAAAGTCGAAGTGACGGGGCGTTGGATTTATTTTTGTTGGCGTTGGCCTTACACAAGATTGTTGGTATTAGAGTACTCACCAGAGCGTAGTAAATCGGATCGCCAGCTTTTTTATGTGCGCGGAGGACTGCTTTCAAAAAAGACTGTGCGCGGTCGTTTAGAATTCCGAGAGATCTTGGGCGGGGATGCGATCATTGCCGCTATTCATGATTTTCAGCCGCGCATGCCATGGTATTTATATCGATGGACTCAAGCTTTATTTCATCTTTACGTGATGAAGATGTTTGGGGCCTTTTTAAACAAGAACGGCGAGGTTCAATATCAACGCCCGCCTAATTTAGAAAAGGAAAGACATCCTTGA
- a CDS encoding Hsp20/alpha crystallin family protein, producing the protein MRLINSNWPTRRSNSVDLFDEMERMFADFQNSWDQQPAQRSFTPAVDVSESAEHYLMTVDLPGFKKDDIKIEMNDNVLTISGERRRETTVDEEKKTHRFERSYGSFTRSFSLPTTVSGDKIEANYEDGVLSLYLPKTPVAKARTIQIESKNGGFFDKLLGNKKDVEVKSNTSSH; encoded by the coding sequence ATGAGACTCATTAATTCTAATTGGCCCACGCGCCGAAGTAATTCTGTAGACCTATTTGATGAAATGGAGCGCATGTTTGCAGACTTCCAAAATTCTTGGGATCAACAACCGGCGCAACGAAGCTTTACACCCGCAGTGGATGTGAGCGAATCCGCAGAACACTATCTGATGACGGTGGATCTGCCAGGATTTAAAAAAGACGATATTAAAATTGAAATGAATGACAACGTTCTGACCATCTCTGGAGAACGTCGCCGCGAAACTACAGTTGATGAAGAAAAGAAAACGCATCGTTTCGAAAGATCTTATGGATCCTTCACGCGAAGCTTCTCTCTTCCCACAACGGTGTCGGGTGATAAAATCGAAGCCAACTATGAAGATGGTGTGCTAAGCCTTTATCTACCTAAAACACCTGTAGCCAAAGCGCGCACAATCCAGATCGAATCTAAAAATGGGGGCTTCTTCGACAAGTTGCTTGGCAACAAAAAAGACGTCGAAGTCAAATCGAACACCTCTTCTCACTAA